A segment of the Capricornis sumatraensis isolate serow.1 chromosome 8, serow.2, whole genome shotgun sequence genome:
tctgatatgTTTAGGCCCAGATATCTAACTGATTGTTGACCAAGCTGAGCCTTTTGTCTTGATGCCTTGtaaccacagcctgccagaaagtttaagaaatcttctgaggctcgagaacaagcttcctctgtctcacCACAGAGCAAAATATCACCTACATATTGTAACACGACCGCTTCAGAGCTATTAAAGTTTAGTAGatccagtgacagactttgtccAACAAGTGAGGACTGTCACGAAATCCGTGTcaaaactgtccaggttaactgagaagctggctgtGTAGGGTCTTCAAAGGCAAGTAGAAATTAACTTTTCTCCGCCAAAGGCATTGAatagaaggcatcttttaaatcaattactgagaaatatgtGGCTCGTTCAagaatttcagacaatagagtaCAAGGATTAGGCACCACGGTGTGTAAAGGAAatacagcctcatttattatatgtaaatcttgaactagtctccatttaACATTTGATTTCTTTATGCCCAAAATAGCAGTGTTGCAAGGACTGTTACAGTGAATTAATAGTccctgttcttttaaattttcgatgatgggttttaacccttccttaaccATAGGTTTCAGAGAATACTGcttcttatgtggaaataagtgcggatctttgagcttgacaactacaggaatagcattttgtgctcgccccacagattttccatcagcccatactctaggattttcattttgttgaactagagggagagaaagggagggctccatattcataaaaacagagacatggaccttgctcagtatatccctccccaaaaggggtgagggagattctggcacgatcagaaactcgtgtgaaaatagcacagaatcccaattgcaaaataaagaataactgaaataataccttTAGGCTCATTCAGACAGTCCCATTATGGAAGCAGATTGGAAAGAATGTGGCTCAGGGGCTTCAGTAGCAAAGAGTAAGTTGccccagtatctaaaaggaaatcgaCCAATTGGACCCCCCAATTATTAATACCCGgagttcctcaggtgtaattaggacaggagcttgtgtggggacccccgGGCACCTGCAGTTGTGATTGTCTTGAGAGACCGACCCCGGAGACCTACGCCTCTGAGGGCAGTCTCTCTTCCACTGTGGTCCTTTGCAGACCGGACTTGGAGCCAGGGGcggcttagatgcctgagggcaatctcgcttgaggtgcccctcctttccacagttaATAGAAAGCtcatcccttttcacctgggttcctctgggcatttttctccgGCTGCTTAAGAAAGTTTTTCATAGCCATTGCGAAGACTTCCgccttttcctttgtgtttcttttcctttctttcttttcctcatattccctaccataataggctgtctgagccagttgtaacagagtatctaaagactgatttggttcATACGCCCATTTTTGTATCTTATGGCGGATATCAGgaactgagtgagaaatctatctttaAGATCAGTTTTCGCTTGTTCCTTACAGAATcggtctaattgtaaaacagtatcatacttaagagaccctccaaccGGCCGCCGTTTTCCATCCTCAAATGGTTACCGTGGCCAtgcagtatcacataggaagaccaggtgtgtcttctttaagctcTGGGaatcaaatctatcccagtttttcaggatacagttcaaaagagtgaggctggaattgttagctcccatctgtaagggagaaaaaaagtGGCCAGTGCCATTTTTCTACTGGAAGCATCCTTCCCAGCTCTAGAtggggtgtagacagactttacaccaaaagcttttccttcctggtcggccttagtctgtcccttaccgaCGCAGGCGCTGTACTCGACCCTCCCAGTTGTACCACCGAGATGGGGTGGGGATGTACCAGGGGTAAACCTGCTAGCATCTCTACCTGATATCCAGCTCTTCACCTTtaaccttgcttgcctctgatgccaccTGGGGTGCAATCAGAGTAACCTTTCGATTGCCTCCCAAGCTAAGACCGCTGGGAGGGAAACATTCACcacctgagtgcctgtgcacaaccctgagtatattcctgaccatAATAAGACTGATACGAACATAAAGCTGGGATGTTTTGTTCAAGCGTCACCACACCAGTATAAGAGCCTTCTCTGGTACACTAAAAGCCAGTGTTActgaagaggggggaaaaaaaaaaaaaaaaacacattgcaGTCCCAATCTGAGCAACCTTTAACCTTCTGAACTTCAAATTCCTAGCGAGTCTAGGCGCTTTCTTGACTATCAATCCAAGTTTGGGACCTAAGCCACAGTGCATAGTAACAAcatagatcacaagtccctttAAAGTCTATGATCCGATAGATTAGGTTAGTACTTCTAAATCTCAAGgggttatgaaatggtcaaagagaccaaaAATTTTGACCGAGAAAGGAGATTTCAGTCCACacgctttgcccatttctggttGGTTCCCAAAGGAGACATTCGGTccctcttggcattggcaggtcggtataCACCCCTGACAGGTTTCTGCCATGAGTCATATGAGATCACTATGGAACCACAGAGCAAGGCTTTCCACTTGTTTCACACagggcatgtcattcattcacacgAGCACACCGTAGAGTTAGTTAGTTcaggtcagtttagttcagccgctcagtcgtgtctgactctttgcgattccatgaattgcagcacgcgaggcctccctgtccatcaccatttcccggagttccctcagactcatgtccattgagtccgtgatgtcatccagccatctcatcctctgtcatccccttctcctcctgcccccaatccctcccagcatcagagtcttatccaatgagtcaactcttcgcatgaggtggccaaagtactggagtttcagctttaacatcattccttccaaagaaatcccagggttgatctccttcagaatggactggttagatctccttgcagtccaagggactctcaagagtcttttccaacaccacagttcaaaagcatcaattcttcggtgctcagccttcttcacagtccaacactcacatccatacacgaccacaggaaaaaccatagccttgactagatggaccttagtcggcaaagtaatgtctctgcttttgagtatactatctagtttggtcataacttttcttccaaggagtaagcatcttttaatttcatggctgcagtcaacatctgtcataagtctgacactgtttctactgtttccccatctcttccccatggagtggtgggaccagatgccatgataatcgttttctgaatgttgagctttaagccaactttttcactttcctctttcactttcatcaagagactttttagttcctcttcactttctgccataagggtggtgtcatctgcatatctgaggttattgatatttctccggtaatcttgattctaccttgtgtttcttccagtccagcgtttctcatgatgtacactgcatagaagttaaataagcagggtgacaatatacagccttgactaactccttttcctatttggaaccagtctgttgttccatgtccagttctaactgttgcttcctgacctgcacacaggtttctcaagaggtgggtcaggtggtctggtattcccatctctttcagagttttccacagtttattgtgattcacacagtcaaaggctttggcatagtcaataaagcagacatagatgtttttctggaactctcttgctttttccatgatccagaggatgctggcaatttgatctctagttcctctgccttttctgaaaccagcttgaacatcagggaattcatggTTCGTGtgttgctgaaacctggcttggagaattttgagcattaatttactagcatgtgagatgagagaattctttgatattgcctttctttggaattggaatgaaaactgaccttttccagtcttgtggccactgctgagttttataaatttgctggcatattgagtacagcactttctttcttttttttttttccaactaaactttatttatttatttatttttattatttatttatttatttatttttttaattttaaaatctttaattcttacatgcgttcccaaacatgaacccccctcccacctccctccccataacatctctgtgggtcatccccatgcaccagcactttcacagcatcatctttcaggatttgaaacagctcaactttaattccatcacctccactagctttgtttgtagtgatgcatAAGTGTAGCAGAAACTTGTTCGCTAAGAGAACAAAGGACTACAGCTCCAAGCagccttaccttgtcctgaaggatccgggatgagcccccaagatgaaaggttttTGTTGAATTatgatgccaggattcttggctcctggaggagaagaattcaatcccaGGCAAAAGATGaccttgatcgctcagagcttttgtgtaataaaattttattaaaatataaaagagacagagaaagcttctgacataggcaacagaagggggcagaaagagtacccccctgctagtttTCAGCTGAATGTTATATAGTCACAAGcagcctgttaatgaaagaaaggaatgtctcaaaacttagaatggcaccaggcccctcacccataagatgtattttgggataatcttggcaccaaatggtttatcttgggccataaaattaTTAACTCGAATCTTGAAGAAgagcagatcaccatacaaatagtttcatatcggagtataacatactggtttatcaaataggttctgagccaaaaggtgGAACAGACTTGAAGACAGaatttggggtaaatgcatagtacaatagcatagcttaagataaacatttccataaggaaaaggcattggttaacttcaggtgaaaccaggtgtcattatggcaacacataattttaagagaaacctccttttaaatttgtatagagaaggagaacatatcactagtttgtttcctcctgctgcttaagagagataaaagtgtctgacacttgcaggctatttcctccctttggagacccttGGATTTCCTGCCAGTTACCCTCTcaaatctacacatggacatcaccagatggtcgacaccaaaatcatatggattatattctttgcagccaaagatggagaagctctttacagtcaccaaaaacaagactgggagcagacggtggctcagatcatgaactccttatcaactaatttagactgaaattgaaggaagtggagaaaagcactagaccattaaggtatgacctaaatcaaatcccttaggactatgcagtggaagtgagaaatagatttaagggactagatctaatagacaaagtgcctgatgaactactgATGGAGGTCcatcacattgtacaggagacaggaatccagaccattcccaagaaaaataaatgcaaaaaagtaaaccggctctctgaggaggcttaacagatagctgtgaaaagaaggaaagcaaaaagcaaaggagaaaggcacagatatacccatttgaatgcggagttccaaaaaatagcaaggagagataagaaagccttcctcagtggtcaatgcaaagaaatagaggaaaagaacagaatgggaaagactagacatctcttcaagaaaattagagataccaagggaatatttcatgcaaagatgagctcaataaaggacagaaatggtatggatctaacagaagacgaagatattaagaagaggtgttgaaaatacacagaggaactgtacaaaaaagatattcaagactcagataatcacgatggtgtgatcactcatctaaagtcagatatcctggaatgtgacgtcaaatgggccttaggaatcatcactaagaacaaagctagtggaggtcatggaattccagttgagctatttcaaatcctaaaatatgatgctgtgaaagtattgtactcaatatgccagaaaaattggaagacccagcagtggccacaggactggaaaaggtcagttctattccaattccaaagaaaggcagtgccaaagaatgctcaaagtacagcacaattgcactcatctcacacgcttgtaaagtaatgcctaaaattctccaagccaggcttcagcaatatgtgaaccatgaacttccagacgatcaagctggttttagaaaaggcagaggaaccagagatcgtattgccaacatctggtggtttaccaaaaaagcaagaaattccagaaaaacacctacttatgcttattgactatgccaaagaatttgactgtatggatcacaataaaatgtggaaatttcttaaacagatgggaatactagatcacctgacctgccccttgagaaacctgtacacaaatcaggaagcaacagttagaactggacttggaacaacagactggtttcaaataggaaaggaatacgtcaaggctgtatattgtcaccctccttattaaacttatatgcagagtacatcatgaaaacgCTGGAAACAcgggttggaatcaagattgccaggagaaatatccatagcctcagatatgcagaaaacatGGCCAACTGGCCTGCTTTCCAGCATGGGTGAAGTGGAGAAAAGGCTGCTCCCAGTGGTAAGGCCTGTGCTGCCCAGATACCTAGTCTTAGTATCATAtctcctgcctcctggggccATGAGTTTGTGAGAACTAGACTTCTAGCTCTCTTAAGATAAAGCCTACTTTTGTCTTGATCAACTTTGACTCTGAAGCCTTTAACCCAGAACCTAGCACACAGTTCTTCCTTGTACAGTTGTTGGAAGATATAAAAATCTTGTGGATGCATACAACATATCTTCCAATACTGACACCATACAATTGAAGTAACATTCATCCCTAAATCTTTGATGCAGCCTGGCACCAGAGGTGCCCCTAATGGCTGCCATTAGACCCACTACCTAAAGCCAGTTTTATGGCCCTGGGCTGTCTTCACTTTGCCATTTGACCGCTTATCCTCCTAACAATCTCCTCTCCAATGAAGACAGCAATGCATATCTCATGAAGTGGCTAGGAAGATGACATGAATCCATGAATGTCAAGAACAGCCCCTAATATTCATTTGCATGATGTTCTTAGTAGTTTTTTCTCCATGTAGGCAAGGTTCCCTGTCTTCTGTCCATGCAGATCAGTTTGATTTTCCAGCCAAGCTTCAAGGAAGAGATTACAGTTCAGTTCTCTGTATTCTGAGAAGCTTCAAATGTCACTCACCAAAGACACTGATGAAGGCAAAGATTTTATCGAGAGCTTTATGTTTTCTTCAGATCTTTTAGTGGCCTAAAGGGGAAAACTCGGGTAGGTCAGAGCATATATAATTAGGGGCTCCTGGTCACCACTACATGCTAAGAACACAAACTTCCTTGAGTACTTGGAGCGAGGAAAGAAGCATGAAGTGGCTTGTGCTCCTCGGGCTGGTGGCCTTCTCAGAGTGCATAGTCAAGTAAGTATGGGGACTGTAAGCCACATCATATTCCTCTCTcggatttttcttttcatctgattATTCTTCCAGCTATCAGGTTTAGAAGGGAATGGAATATTTCCCTAAGAGTATTAAAGCTCCACTCTTACTTATTGATACATAACTTGCTATAGGAACTGTGGATCCCAATGTCTTGGTTGGGTTGCACAAATCTTGGGGTCCAGTCATGTCATGACCTATTGAAAATGCCACTCCTTGCAACTGTTCAGTGCACAGTCTATGCAGATGTCGATTTGGTCCTGTGGAATCgtactttttacattttattcaacATGTCCTCTTTTTTCCTTGTCTACTTCAGTGTGTATAtgcctatgtctgcatctctgtgtcactgtcatttatttctacatAAATTTGGAAGTCACTGGGAGTGTATTTCTCTTTGTGTTGTTTCCTTTTAATTGTTCATTTGACTCTTACTTCCTTCTCAAGCCTTTGAATTTCCCTTACTCATTCCCTATATCTTGGACTCTTCTTTcaactctctcttctctttcaacttGGAGAAAGTTACACTGTTTTATATCTCATAAGCAGTGTGACCACAGCCAACTCAGAAACCTCTTGCTTTTCAAATTACTCCCTTGTAAAAGAGGAAAATAGTCCGCTTTCTACCTCATTCCTTGAGGTTCTATGAGAAGGGATGAGTGGGATGACAACAGCAATGCTAATGGCTGTCATTGTTGATACTTCCTATTTATCAGGTACCTTATATCCATCACTTCACTTATTCCCAAGATATTCTATTTGGAGGGTTTGTATTGTTACATTCCACTATTTTACCAAAGGGGAGACTGAGAAACAAAATGGTCATATAGCTTACCCAAGATTTCAGAACAGATCCTGTATTCAAATCTACATCTTTACCATGGTATATGCATAAAATTCTGATAATAATATGCCtaataaaaatgattagaaaatacACAGGAAAATTACAATGACAGTTATACCTTAACACTGACAGCTAATTGtagcatctttgttttctttgtcaaatGCTCGGTGAAAGAATACCTCTCAGGAGAGTGAAGACCATGAGAAAAACCCTCAGTGGAAAAAACATGCTGAACAATTTCCTGAAGGAGCATGCTTACAGACTGTCCCAGATATCTTTTCGTGGCTCAAATCTAACTATTCACCCGCTGAGAAACATCAAGGATGTGAGTATTTGGGGAGGATGGTGCTCCGCAGCGCCCCCTGGTGCTCTAGTCTAGCACTGGGGCTCATCTGGAGGTGCTAGGTTGGGGTTGGGGTTCCTGCAGCAGGCCGAGACACTGGAAAACAGGGACCCCACCCAGAGGAGAAGGCACTCTCATCCTCAACTGTTTGTCTTTGTGACTGGGCCTGGCAATTACCAGGTGGCAGGTAAATATCCATTTCTGTGTCAAAGATGTGTCATTAATTTGAAGGCGATTGTTCCTTCTGAACTAAGTGAGCCCCTCAGTTACAGATGAAGGGTGAACCATCACTGATCAAAAGGTAGAACCAACTGCAAAGCAATTGTGAATCCCCAGGTAGAGGAATTCAATTTTCAGAGATGCAAGAAAGACAGCAGTAAAAAGTTACTGAACCTGTATTATGTGTATGGTCATAAGAATCACTGTGGTTACTGATTTCAGATTAGACAAAGGGCTTATTTTGTCTTCAAGAATGCCCATGCAAGCCTGAGAAATAGACAAAGAGTAAATACATGTCAAATGAAAGGGTCACCATGTGGTATTAATTGGATGTGGTCTGAGTTTGGAGGGAATGGCTGGGTTTGAACAAGaaggacctcctggagaagggggtgcTAAGGCTGGGATTGAAGAGACTACAGAGCTTCTCAAATGAAGGCACCAGGACTTCCTTGTGTGCCCAGCAGTCCTGGAGGCACAGTGGTTATGCTTCTGGGGTTCCCATGAAGGAGGTACCACTTCAACGCCTGGTTATAGAGTCAGTATCCTGCACACAATGTAGCAcaggaaaaatatatcaaatgcaGATACCTCTGTGACCAAAGTCTGTTAGCTGCATGGTGGTTAGAAAGTGATCTCAAGAGATATGTGACACCCCGAGGGAGGTATCTCTGTGGGAATAGAGGGTAGACAGTTCTGCACTAACCCACTCCATCCTTCTCCCTATAGGTGGTCTACATGGGTAGCATCACCATTGGAACACCCCCTCAGGAATTCCAGGTTATCTTTGACACAGGCTCATCTGACTTGTGGGTGCCCTCTGACATTTGTGCCATTCCACCCTGTTGTGAGTACAGACACCCCATACCCGGACCATCCTTCACTTTCCCTGCCACCCTGTTTTCCACCCTTGGCACCTGATGacactcatctcttgtgtctccagctaAACATGGTAGGTTCAGACATCTTCGGTCTTCCACCTTCCGGATTACCAATAAGACCTTCAGCGTCGCCTATGAATCTGGAAGCATGAAAGGAGTTGTTGCTTATGACACAGTTCGGGTAACAGTGTAACATATGCTGAATCAAGAGTGGCTATGGACTGACCACTGCTGGCACAACAGAGGCAGGACCACCTGCTGGGACCCTTCCTAGCCTAACTCCCATAAATATTGGCCATCGTATCCAAAGGAGCATGTCTCTGGGGAGGCAGTGTCCGTGGTGACACATGAGCAAGCAGATTAGCTAATGCACAGAGTGGTTTGAGGTGTGGACTTgtagctcctctgcccatgagtaGTTCAAGGTTCATTTTGCTGGGAgcaagaagaggggaaaaaagcaccACTTTTATATTCACAGACTGTTCCAGGCACTTTCAGGTGATAACTGGTTTAATTCTGCAACATCCCCACACAGCAGTTACTCTGATTAGCTCATgagacatatgaggaaactgaggtgcagacagCAAGGGCCTTGCTGAGGGCACACATGTGATAAAAGGTGGAGTTAGGCTAGCTTTTCAGGACTGAAGTTGCTGTGGGGTGTTTGGGGACAGGATAAAACCCATCTGCTGACCCTGGGGGCAGTCAAGGGCTTCAGGTATCCAGAGTGGGAACTGGGGTCCTGAGAAGTCAAGGGGCCTGATGAATGACTTCTCACTCTAGAGGACCCTTGAGAGTCTAATAAACCTATGGCCTACTTTCCCTAAAATCCTTGCAtagtttccctctctccctttctctctcatacacactcacagaaatatacacatatccccaaAAGTGATTTCCCCAGGCAGTAATTTCATAGAACCCTGCAAGCAAGATTGTGTTTTTGGCTTTTGTCTTCCTGGACAGATGCAGAATCCACAGTACATTACAGAGAATGCATCCATTCTTGTCATTAGGTCACAGTGATGCCAAAGAGAAGGCTATCTTGCTCTCGATTGTTTTGTCCATAAGGTGGCACCAATGGGACCTGGCCTGATCCCTGTAGCTCTACCTGTAGAGAAGCCACAAGGCCAATTTGACTCACTCAGTTGGTATTTTTCAGAGGGGCAGATGTTATAAAATTCACAGCCTCTCTCAAATGGAACCCAAATTCCCCTCCTGGTTTTATCTAACTGTCGGCCACTAAAGACAGATCCCGGCCTCAATTCTTCTCTGAGGATCTAATAGCAATGCCTCCCAGCCCAGTCCTAGCCCCACTTCATGTGTCTGTATGTGGGAACACTCTTCTTTCCCACAGATTGGGGACCTTGTAAGCACTGACCAGCCGTTTGGTCTAAGCATGGCGGAATACGGGCTTGAGGATGTAACATTTGATGGCGTCTTGGGCTTAAACTACCCCAACGTATCCTTCTCTGGAGCCATCCCTATCTTTGACAAACTGAAGAATGAAGGTGCCATTTCTGAGCTTGTTTTTGCCTTCTACTTGAGCAAGTAAGTCTGAGATGGACAATCTCTTTCTCCAAATTATCTGTAAGATGCTTTCAGTTGCACAAAAATTTATACAACACGTGAATAAGAAGTATCTGAGAGATAATCTAACCCAGGATAACTATGGACCCAGGACCCTACCTGGCTTCACCCCtggtttttagaaataaaagtttattggAAGCCTACTCCTGGGCTCAAGACCAGTAACTTGGTCTAGGGGGGTGAGTGAGGAGGAAGGCTAATGGAAGGCAACAGGAAACAAGTTGAAGGAAAAGGTATTAAGATTTGCTTATGAATTTgatcaggaaggaaggagaaggatggTGGATATCTTTTCTTCCTCACTAGCATTTCACTGGGAGCCCAGGACCAGCTACCCAATTTGTAGGACCCAGTGAGAAACGAAAGTGTGGGACACAAAAGTGTGGGACCTGTTGTTCAAGAAATATCAGGAATTTCATGAAAGGGAGAGCAGAAGTGGTGTCCCTTTTGACTTTGGGGCCCTTTTGACATTAGAGGTCACATGCCATTGAAACCAATCTGGGTGACTTGAACCCACACCCTGAGAACTCCCAGGCCttgattttcctgaaaaatgaCAACGTGGACAAGGGGAAAGCCAAAATACTTCAGCACACTGTCCTCCGAGGGTGTCTGAGCACTCAGGTCGCTGGAGGTCCAGGGCGTCTTCAGAAGACATAGTGGGTGGAGCCCTGCCAATGATTCAGCATCTAACCTCCTCTGTGCCACTCATTAGCCAGTAACAGACCTCAGCCTAGATCTCAATCTCTCCTAGACTCGATTTCTGCATCTGCACATGGGGACCTTATTAGGGCCTTGATGGGTCGACAAGCATAGCTCTCAGAAAGTGTTGTTGTTACTGTCCTCTAAGGATCCCCCCATCACTTCTCTCTACAGAGACAAAAAAGAGTACAGTATGGTGATGTTTGGTGGGGTGGACCACCGCTACTACAAGGGAGAGCTCAACTGGGTACCATTAATCCAAGCGGGTGACTGGATTGTACACATGGACCGGTAAGCCTCTCCCTCTGAGGGTCAGTCCAAATGATGCTCCCGCTAATGTACAtggacacaggcagacacacacaagtGCATTCTcagacacacagtcacacagacatGT
Coding sequences within it:
- the LOC138082830 gene encoding pregnancy-associated glycoprotein 1-like; translated protein: MLRTQTSLSTWSEERSMKWLVLLGLVAFSECIVKIPLRRVKTMRKTLSGKNMLNNFLKEHAYRLSQISFRGSNLTIHPLRNIKDVVYMGSITIGTPPQEFQVIFDTGSSDLWVPSDICAIPPCSKHGRFRHLRSSTFRITNKTFSVAYESGSMKGVVAYDTVRIGDLVSTDQPFGLSMAEYGLEDVTFDGVLGLNYPNVSFSGAIPIFDKLKNEGAISELVFAFYLSKDKKEYSMVMFGGVDHRYYKGELNWVPLIQAGDWIVHMDRISMRRKVIACSGGCEAVVDTGVSMIKGPGILVDNIHELISARPQGSKHYVSCSAVSTLPPIIFTINGVNYRVPARAYILKDSRGHCYTVFEEITVSPSTETWILGNVFLRLYFSVFDRANDRIGLARAV